GCCGACGACGACAACGGTGACACCGGCGGCCCACCCAGCCGCCGCCGGCGCGAAGCCGGCAACTGCGGCCAATGTCTATCTCCAGGTGTCGTCCTCGCAGAACAAGGACTGGGCCGACGCGTTTGCCAAACAGCTCAAGGACGCCGGATTCCCGGCCAAGGTCCTCGAGCCGCAAAGCGCCGATGAGGGGTATCGCGTCGTGGTCGGACCGTACACGTCGCGGGAGTCGGCTGACTCGGTCGGGAAGCGCCTCGGCCGGTCGTATTTCATCCTCACGCCGGGGTCCGGCGACGGCTGACCGGCCCTGCTATCTTTGCGCCTTGCAACGGCCGGGACACCCTCCGGCTGACTCGCTCCACCACTCAATACCACGCAGGCGATGAAGCTTACCAGGCTGGAACTCTCGGGGTTCAAGTCCTTTGCAGATACGGTCACGCTCTCCTTCGAGGACGGCGTCACCGCGATTGTCGGCCCCAACGGATGCGGCAAGTCGAACGTGTCGGACGCGGTGCGCTGGGTCCTGGGCGAGCAATCCGCGCGACTGCTTCGCGGCGGGAAGATGGAGGACGTCATCTTCCAGGGCGCGGCGACTCGCAGGCCGGTCAACGTCACGGAAGTGTCGCTCTACCTTGATAACAGCGACGGCCAGCTGCCGACGCCATATACCGAAGTCGTCGTCACGCGACGCCTCTCGCGCTCGGGACAGAGCGACTACCTGCTCAACAACGCTCCCGCGCGCCTTCGCGACATCCAGGATCTCCTTCGCGGCACCGGGCTCGGCGGCGATGCCGGGGTCGTGATCGAAGCGAAGATGATCGACCTCCTTCTCTCGGATCGAGCCGACGAACGTCGGTCGCTGTTCGAAGAGGCGGCCGGCGTCGGACTCTACCGGGATCGCCGGCACACGACGTCCCGACGCCTGGAAGAGACCGCCGGCGATCTGCAGCGCCTTGAAGACCTGATCGCCGAGGTGCAATCGCAGCTTCGCTCGCTGGCACGACAGAAGGGGAAGACGGAGCGGCACACCTCGCTCACCGAGGAGAAGTTCGCCGTCACCGTGACGCTGGCGCGCAAGCGGCTGGAGCAGCTCGCCGAAGATGCCAGCGCCTTCGAGCGGCGGCACGGCGAACTGACGGCGGCGCTGCCGACACAGCGCGAAGCGCTCGCAGCCCATACCAGTACCCGCGAGGAATCGGTCGTCCGGCGCAACGCCGCCGAACGCCACCGGACTGCAGTCGCCGACGAACTTGGCCAGGTGCGGGTCGCGCTGGGAAAGCTTGACGGCGATCTGGCGGTTGCAGCCGAACGGCTCGGCAATGCGGCGGAACGCCGGCGCCGTGCCGCCGACGAACGAGGCGACGCCGAAGTACGGATCCAGCAGGCGTCTCGTGAGCTGCAGAGCGCCGAGGGAGAGCAGGCATCGGCGCAGGTCGAGCATGCCAGAGTCCAGGAAGAGCTCGCTGGTCGTGCCGCGGTCGAAGAAGGGGTGCGTACCCGCCTCGGCGCTCAGCGCGACGACGTCCGCCGGATCGAACACGAACTCCAGACCGCGGCGGAACGCCTTCGCTCGCTCGAAGGCGAACGGACGGCGCTCGACGGCGAAATGGCGTCGATGCGCGAACGGATCGGCGAGGAAGAGGCGCATCGAGGTCATCTCGCCCAGGAGCGGCAGAGCGCCGGCGACCGACTGACCGACACGTCGGCGATTGCCGAGCGGCAGGGAGAAGATGCACGGCACCGCGTCGCCGAGGCAGAACAGGCTCGACTTCGCCTTCGCGAAACCCGCGACCGCGAAGCGCGCGAAGTCGCCGAGCGGCGCGCGCTTGAGGAAGAAGTTGCAGTCCTCTCCGCCCGCCGGGCTGCCATCGAAGCGCTGGAACGCGACCGCGTGGGACTTGCCCCCGCCGCCGCCGCGCTCCTGGCGGTTCGCGACCGCTTTGGCGGCCGCGTCATCGGCCCTCTCGCCGATTACATCACCACCAGCGGCGAAGCGGCTGAAGTCGCCGAGCAGCTTCTCGGCGATTTCGCCCACGCCGTGCTGGTCCGTGATGCAGAGACGGTCGAGGAGATCCGTCGCTGGCACGCGTCGGAGCATCCCGGTGCGCTGGTGTTGCTGCCGGTGTCACCCGGTCCCGCTGCGACCGGCGGCCAGATCGATCCCCGGCTTCGCGTCGACCCCGTCGCCGCCGACTGGATTGCCGCGCTGGTGGGCGGGTCCGAAGTCATTGAGCAGAGCGGCCACGCGCTGCGTCGCGCCAATGGCGCGATCTATCTCACCGGCCCGTCGGCCGCGACCGGACCGATCCGGCGCCGCGCCGAGCTCAAGGGGCTCGGTGAGCAGATCGACAAGGCGACCGCCGCGCTCGCCGCCGTGGGAGCGCGCGCCACCAGCACCGCCGCCGAACTCGCGACGCTTGATGCGTCGTTCGCCACCGCCGAGGAATCCGCGGACAAGGTTCGCGAAGCCGAGCGCAACGCCGTCGCCGCGCGTGAAGATGCCGCGCGCCGCGTCGCGAATGTCGACCGGGAACTCGCCGAGGCAACAACACAGCTCGAGCGCCTCAATGATCGCCTCCGCCGCGCCGAAGCGCGACGCGCCGAAGTCGAAGCGGCGATCCTCGCCGACGGAGCCCGGCGTGAAGCGCTCGACGAATCGCTCCGCACCGCGCGCAGCGGCCTCGCGGTGCTCGAGGCCGAGCAGGAACAGGCACGGGACGATCGCTCCGCGTGGCAGGTCCAGGAAGCGCATCTTGGTGCGCGACTGCGGTCGGCCCACGACGCGATCGCGCGCGCGCGGCAGATCATCGCCAGTGCCGAAGAAAGTGGTCGCGCGCGCGCCGAGGAAATCGCCGCACTCGACCTCGATCGTACCCGCCTCGAGAGCGAACGAGCGC
This window of the Gemmatimonadales bacterium genome carries:
- the smc gene encoding chromosome segregation protein SMC; the encoded protein is MKLTRLELSGFKSFADTVTLSFEDGVTAIVGPNGCGKSNVSDAVRWVLGEQSARLLRGGKMEDVIFQGAATRRPVNVTEVSLYLDNSDGQLPTPYTEVVVTRRLSRSGQSDYLLNNAPARLRDIQDLLRGTGLGGDAGVVIEAKMIDLLLSDRADERRSLFEEAAGVGLYRDRRHTTSRRLEETAGDLQRLEDLIAEVQSQLRSLARQKGKTERHTSLTEEKFAVTVTLARKRLEQLAEDASAFERRHGELTAALPTQREALAAHTSTREESVVRRNAAERHRTAVADELGQVRVALGKLDGDLAVAAERLGNAAERRRRAADERGDAEVRIQQASRELQSAEGEQASAQVEHARVQEELAGRAAVEEGVRTRLGAQRDDVRRIEHELQTAAERLRSLEGERTALDGEMASMRERIGEEEAHRGHLAQERQSAGDRLTDTSAIAERQGEDARHRVAEAEQARLRLRETRDREAREVAERRALEEEVAVLSARRAAIEALERDRVGLAPAAAALLAVRDRFGGRVIGPLADYITTSGEAAEVAEQLLGDFAHAVLVRDAETVEEIRRWHASEHPGALVLLPVSPGPAATGGQIDPRLRVDPVAADWIAALVGGSEVIEQSGHALRRANGAIYLTGPSAATGPIRRRAELKGLGEQIDKATAALAAVGARATSTAAELATLDASFATAEESADKVREAERNAVAAREDAARRVANVDRELAEATTQLERLNDRLRRAEARRAEVEAAILADGARREALDESLRTARSGLAVLEAEQEQARDDRSAWQVQEAHLGARLRSAHDAIARARQIIASAEESGRARAEEIAALDLDRTRLESERARWVAESEAARERAAALETAVAEAEEALAGADADLTEAEMVLHEARATTEAMSEEHHRLQLDVAETTAQRGRIVERVEAEWKRSFDALVEAAPILDLDLDSLELEAERIVNALEAIGPVNALALEEHAEESKRLAFLQAQRDDLVAARQSLLQAIKEIDGTARALFVETFAAVSTNFVHVFQTLFGGGECELRLSDPNDPLEAEIEIHAAPRGKRTQRIHLLSSGERTLVAVSLLFSIYLTKPSPFCLMDEVDAPLDDANVGRFLRLLDEFKAQTQFLVITHNPRTMQAADSVYGVTMQEPGVSTIVGVRIADHTAAV